The proteins below are encoded in one region of Macrococcus armenti:
- the ric gene encoding iron-sulfur cluster repair di-iron protein, with the protein MITANMKVSDIVKQLPKAADIFRKNRIDFCCGGDIPLSEAVHEKSAPIEALLEEINQLDNGSSDGLDVQYLDNRSLINYIQNKYHKPLEEEFRNLMPYVTKVAKVHGERHPHLIEMKTLVMKLRDELIEHTKDEDDNVFPLIIEYSDNPTEELRAQLQPHIDELESEHDGAGDVLKRLREITNDFTPPVDACGTYRVVYQRLAMLERETFQHVHLENNVLFERL; encoded by the coding sequence ATGATTACAGCAAATATGAAAGTATCAGATATCGTTAAACAATTACCTAAAGCTGCGGACATATTCAGAAAAAATCGAATTGACTTTTGTTGCGGAGGTGATATTCCGCTAAGTGAAGCAGTACATGAAAAGAGCGCGCCGATTGAAGCACTACTCGAAGAAATTAACCAACTGGACAACGGATCAAGCGACGGATTAGATGTACAATATTTAGATAACAGAAGTTTGATTAACTACATTCAGAATAAATATCATAAACCGCTCGAAGAAGAGTTCAGAAACTTAATGCCTTACGTTACGAAAGTGGCGAAAGTGCACGGGGAGCGTCATCCACATTTAATTGAAATGAAGACATTAGTGATGAAGTTAAGAGATGAGCTGATTGAACATACGAAAGACGAAGATGACAATGTATTCCCGTTAATTATAGAGTACAGTGACAATCCGACAGAAGAGTTGCGCGCTCAGCTACAACCGCATATCGATGAACTTGAAAGTGAGCATGACGGTGCAGGAGATGTGCTTAAACGACTTCGTGAAATTACGAATGATTTTACACCACCAGTCGATGCATGTGGAACATACAGAGTCGTTTATCAGCGATTAGCAATGCTTGAACGAGAGACATTCCAGCATGTACACCTTGAAAATAATGTATTATTTGAAAGACTTTAA